A single genomic interval of Salinarchaeum sp. IM2453 harbors:
- a CDS encoding DUF371 domain-containing protein has translation MKQKIAATGHENVRAKHTSTAEITSDDYLTPAGDCIVGINADQTPAEFDSRFIEACKDHSAQITVTFTVDEKTATINGQGHPDLSFENDRSMVCRTSDYVDDRTIMVNADKAAADLPREMIDRLSEGGELSVEIEVE, from the coding sequence ATGAAACAAAAGATTGCAGCTACTGGCCACGAGAATGTACGAGCAAAGCACACATCAACGGCGGAGATCACGTCAGATGACTACTTAACACCAGCTGGCGACTGTATTGTCGGTATTAATGCTGATCAGACACCAGCAGAATTCGATAGCAGATTCATAGAAGCATGCAAAGACCACTCGGCCCAGATCACAGTTACGTTCACTGTTGACGAGAAAACAGCTACAATCAACGGACAAGGACATCCTGATTTGTCCTTCGAGAACGATCGAAGTATGGTATGTAGAACAAGCGATTATGTTGATGATCGAACGATAATGGTCAACGCAGATAAGGCGGCAGCCGACTTACCCCGGGAGATGATTGATCGCTTGTCGGAAGGTGGGGAGTTATCCGTTGAGATAGAAGTTGAATAA
- a CDS encoding beta-CASP ribonuclease aCPSF1, translated as MSSVDKQLEDIKAEIESELPPRISVSEVSFEGPELVVYTHDPKEFADQGDLIRQLASKLRKRITVRPDPSVLLPPAEARKRVQDVIPDEAGVTDLDFHADTGEVVIEAEKPGMVIGRHGATLREITKEVGWTPEVVRTPPIESSTVKNVRSFLKQERGDRRDILERVGRQIHREELSDDDYVRVSTLGCCREVGRAAFILSTPETRILIDCGDKPGAEDEVPYLQVPEALGAGASNLDAVVLTHAHLDHSAFIPLLFKYGYDGPIYCTEPTRDLMGLLTLDYLDVAAKEGRAPPYESEMVREAIKHTIPIEYGDVTDIAPDVKLTFHNAGHILGSAISHFHVGDGLYNVAFSGDIHYEDTRLFNGAVNDFPRVETLILESTYGGRDDYQTDQEDSEKRLKKIIRETAERGGKVLIPAFAVGRSQEIMLVIEEAMRNDEIPRIPVHLDGMIWEATAIHTTYPEYLRDELQNRIFHEEENPFLAEEFNHIDGGEEERQEVADSGPCIVLSTSGMVEGGPIMSWIRHLGGEEDSSLVFVGYQAQGTLGRRIQSGWDEIPIQTQQNGANKTQTLQLNMDVETVDGFSGHADRQGLINFVKTMNPRPEKVLCVHGDEQSTQDLSSALYHKFDMRTFAPKNLETFRFL; from the coding sequence ATGAGTTCAGTTGATAAGCAACTTGAGGATATTAAAGCAGAGATTGAAAGTGAGTTGCCGCCGCGTATTTCCGTTTCGGAGGTCTCATTTGAGGGTCCTGAGCTGGTAGTTTATACCCATGATCCCAAAGAGTTCGCCGACCAGGGCGATTTAATTCGTCAACTTGCCTCGAAACTTCGCAAGCGAATTACTGTTCGTCCCGATCCGAGTGTGTTGTTGCCTCCAGCGGAAGCACGTAAGCGCGTCCAAGATGTCATCCCTGATGAAGCCGGAGTAACCGATCTTGATTTCCATGCAGATACCGGTGAAGTCGTTATTGAAGCAGAAAAACCTGGGATGGTTATTGGACGTCACGGCGCAACGCTTCGAGAAATAACAAAAGAGGTTGGTTGGACTCCAGAGGTGGTTCGAACGCCTCCAATCGAGTCATCAACCGTTAAAAACGTCCGAAGCTTCCTGAAGCAGGAGCGTGGAGACCGCCGTGATATTCTGGAGCGGGTTGGTCGACAAATTCATCGCGAAGAGCTTTCTGATGATGACTACGTTCGTGTCTCTACGCTTGGGTGTTGTCGAGAAGTCGGTCGTGCAGCGTTTATTCTGTCAACACCCGAAACGCGAATCCTTATTGATTGTGGCGATAAACCCGGCGCAGAAGATGAGGTTCCGTATCTACAGGTGCCAGAGGCCCTTGGTGCTGGTGCAAGTAATCTTGACGCGGTTGTCTTGACACACGCACATCTCGACCACTCGGCGTTCATCCCGCTTCTGTTTAAGTATGGATATGATGGCCCGATTTACTGTACTGAGCCCACCCGCGATCTAATGGGTCTTCTCACACTTGACTATCTCGATGTCGCCGCTAAGGAGGGGAGAGCACCCCCATACGAGTCAGAGATGGTTCGAGAAGCAATCAAACACACCATACCAATTGAATACGGTGATGTGACAGATATCGCCCCAGATGTCAAATTAACATTTCATAATGCGGGTCACATCCTTGGATCTGCGATTTCGCACTTCCATGTTGGTGATGGGTTGTACAATGTTGCATTCTCTGGTGACATTCACTATGAGGATACCCGATTATTCAATGGAGCCGTAAACGATTTCCCTCGTGTTGAAACGCTTATCCTCGAATCAACATATGGCGGTCGTGATGATTACCAAACCGATCAGGAAGATTCTGAAAAGCGACTGAAAAAGATTATTCGAGAAACTGCAGAGCGCGGAGGCAAAGTACTCATCCCTGCTTTCGCTGTTGGCCGATCCCAAGAGATCATGCTGGTTATTGAGGAAGCTATGCGGAATGATGAAATTCCTCGCATCCCGGTCCATCTTGATGGTATGATCTGGGAAGCTACAGCGATTCATACCACATATCCAGAATATCTTCGCGATGAGCTCCAGAATCGAATCTTCCATGAAGAAGAAAACCCATTCCTAGCAGAGGAATTCAACCACATCGATGGCGGAGAGGAAGAACGACAAGAAGTAGCTGACAGTGGACCATGCATCGTTCTATCGACCTCAGGTATGGTTGAAGGTGGACCAATTATGTCTTGGATTCGACATCTCGGGGGAGAAGAAGACTCCTCTCTTGTCTTTGTTGGCTATCAGGCACAAGGAACATTGGGCCGACGCATTCAGAGTGGCTGGGATGAAATCCCAATTCAAACCCAGCAGAATGGAGCGAACAAGACTCAAACACTTCAACTTAACATGGATGTTGAAACAGTTGACGGGTTCTCAGGACACGCTGATCGTCAAGGTCTCATTAACTTCGTCAAAACAATGAATCCGCGTCCGGAAAAAGTTCTATGCGTCCACGGTGACGAACAGTCAACTCAGGACCTTTCCTCTGCCCTCTATCATAAATTCGATATGCGAACCTTTGCACCTAAGAACCTTGAGACATTTAGGTTCCTATAA
- a CDS encoding coiled-coil protein yields MQLDVQPLDESNNIEISEEELETSSKGELIKRAGQLRDRRNELNQMASERASERDELNAKTREKVDAAQEHRHKRDTLNELVQSHKEKRNELNEKANELFDRVEDRKSDLEVDDGKDLEKLEEEIEDLEFKQQTEVLSTEEERELIEKIEAKREEYRELKEKLEQTDDLEDLKDKAEKVRSEASKHHQKVTELADKAQEHHNEMIEAYREADEIRDKADEMHEMFVEAQEAADQHHEDFVRVQKRLRELDKQEEEERKSEREQKKEEAKEEAEEIYQKFKEGETLDTEDLMKLQKTGML; encoded by the coding sequence ATGCAGCTAGACGTACAACCACTTGACGAATCGAATAACATTGAAATTAGTGAAGAGGAGCTCGAAACAAGTTCTAAAGGCGAACTGATCAAACGTGCTGGTCAACTTCGTGACCGTCGGAATGAGCTGAATCAGATGGCTTCTGAACGCGCGAGTGAGCGTGATGAACTTAATGCGAAGACTCGAGAGAAAGTTGACGCCGCTCAGGAACATCGGCATAAACGAGACACATTGAATGAGCTTGTTCAGTCGCACAAAGAAAAGCGAAACGAGCTAAACGAGAAGGCAAACGAACTGTTTGACCGGGTTGAAGATCGGAAATCTGATCTTGAAGTCGACGACGGAAAAGATCTGGAAAAACTCGAAGAAGAAATTGAAGATCTTGAATTCAAACAGCAGACAGAGGTTCTCTCGACTGAGGAGGAACGCGAACTGATCGAGAAAATCGAAGCCAAACGCGAAGAATATCGCGAGCTCAAAGAGAAACTTGAACAGACTGATGATCTTGAAGATCTCAAGGACAAAGCTGAAAAAGTCCGATCCGAGGCTTCAAAACACCATCAGAAAGTCACTGAGCTTGCTGATAAGGCTCAGGAACATCACAACGAAATGATTGAGGCTTATCGCGAAGCTGACGAAATACGTGATAAAGCTGACGAAATGCACGAAATGTTCGTGGAAGCACAGGAAGCGGCCGACCAACACCACGAGGACTTTGTTCGTGTTCAGAAGCGCCTTCGTGAACTGGACAAGCAGGAAGAAGAAGAGCGCAAGAGCGAACGAGAGCAAAAGAAGGAAGAAGCAAAAGAAGAAGCCGAAGAAATCTATCAGAAGTTCAAGGAAGGCGAGACCCTCGATACCGAGGATCTGATGAAACTTCAGAAAACGGGTATGCTGTAA